A genome region from Natronobeatus ordinarius includes the following:
- a CDS encoding DNA-directed RNA polymerase subunit A' produces MLRNTTPKDIGSINFGLMEPEEYREMSATKIITADTYDDDGFPIDMGLMDPRLGVIDPGLECKTCGQHSGACPGHFGHIELAAPVIHVGFTKLIRRLLRGTCRECSRLLLTEEEKDEFRAELENARKLGRDVNDVLKAAIRQARKKDRCPHCGEIQYDIEHEKPTTYYEVQQVLTSEYSQRIAAAMQGGEDGERTTPDELAAQTGIELSRINEILSGSFRPRESQRKEIEKALGIDLTEEDTNKLMPSDIRDWFEAIPDEDIEALGIDAENSRPEWMILTVLPVPPVTARPSITLDNGQRSEDDLTHKLVDIIRINQRFMENREAGAPQLIIEDLWELLQYHVTTFMDNEISGTPPARHRSGRPLKTLSQRLKGKEGRFRGSLSGKRVNFSARTVISPDPTLSLNEVGVPDRVAAEMTQTMNVTERNVMDARRYVRNGPEAHPGANYVRRPDGRRLKVTEKNCEELSEKVEPGWEVNRHLIDGDIIIFNRQPSLHRMSIMAHEVVVMPYKTFRLNTVVCPPYNADFDGDEMNMHALQNEEARAEARVLMRVQEQILSPRFGENIIGAIQDHISGTYLLTHDNPRFNETQALDLLRATRIDELPEPSGIDDEDEPFWTGRDVFSELLPEDMNLEFTGTVGEDVIIEDGQLVDGTIAEDEVGEFGGEIVDRITKEYGNTRARIFINEVSTLAMRAIMHFGFSIGIDDETIPEEAQERIDETIEDANDRVEELIEAYERGELESLPGRTLDETLEMKIMQTLSRARDNAGNIAEEHFDDDNPAVVMAESGARGSMLNLTQMAGCVGQQAVRGERINRGYENRTLSHYKPHDLSAEAHGFVENSYTGGLTPKEFFFHAMGGREGLVDTAVRTSKSGYLQRRLINALSELETQYDGTVRDTSDTIVQFEFGEDGTSPVKVSSKAEHDVDVEGIADRIIEAEFDSEEEKAEFLDPKPKPTNLSEHADSRRVTERPEVTSDD; encoded by the coding sequence ATGCTTCGAAACACGACACCCAAAGACATCGGATCGATCAACTTCGGGCTCATGGAGCCCGAGGAGTACCGGGAGATGAGCGCGACGAAGATCATCACGGCCGACACCTACGACGACGACGGCTTCCCCATCGACATGGGGCTCATGGACCCCCGACTCGGCGTGATCGACCCCGGCCTCGAGTGTAAAACCTGTGGGCAGCACTCCGGTGCCTGTCCGGGCCACTTCGGGCACATCGAACTCGCCGCGCCGGTGATCCACGTCGGCTTCACGAAGCTCATCCGGCGGCTGCTGCGGGGGACTTGCCGGGAGTGTTCGCGGCTGCTGCTGACCGAAGAGGAGAAAGATGAGTTCCGAGCTGAACTCGAGAACGCGCGCAAACTCGGCCGAGACGTCAACGACGTGCTGAAGGCGGCGATCCGGCAGGCGCGAAAGAAAGATCGGTGTCCACACTGTGGCGAGATCCAGTACGACATCGAACACGAGAAGCCGACGACGTACTACGAGGTCCAGCAAGTCCTCACGAGCGAGTACTCCCAGCGAATCGCCGCAGCGATGCAGGGTGGCGAAGATGGCGAGCGGACGACGCCGGACGAACTCGCCGCGCAGACGGGGATCGAACTCAGCCGGATCAACGAGATCCTCTCGGGATCGTTCCGTCCGCGTGAGAGTCAGCGCAAGGAGATCGAGAAGGCACTCGGCATCGACCTCACCGAGGAGGACACGAACAAGCTGATGCCCTCCGACATCCGGGACTGGTTCGAGGCGATCCCCGACGAGGACATCGAGGCGCTCGGAATCGACGCCGAGAACTCCCGTCCAGAGTGGATGATCCTCACCGTCCTGCCGGTGCCACCGGTGACCGCCCGCCCGTCGATCACGCTCGACAACGGGCAGCGCAGCGAGGACGACCTCACGCACAAGCTCGTGGACATCATCCGGATCAACCAGCGGTTCATGGAGAACCGCGAGGCGGGGGCGCCCCAGCTGATCATCGAGGACCTGTGGGAGCTGCTGCAGTACCACGTGACGACGTTCATGGACAACGAGATCAGCGGCACGCCGCCGGCGCGCCACCGCTCCGGCCGGCCGCTGAAGACCCTGAGCCAGCGACTGAAGGGCAAGGAGGGCCGGTTCCGCGGCTCGCTCTCGGGGAAGCGCGTCAACTTCTCCGCACGGACCGTGATCTCGCCGGACCCGACGCTCTCGCTCAACGAGGTTGGCGTCCCGGATCGGGTCGCCGCGGAGATGACCCAGACGATGAACGTCACCGAGCGGAACGTGATGGACGCCCGCCGGTACGTCCGGAACGGCCCCGAAGCCCACCCCGGTGCGAACTACGTCCGTCGACCCGACGGTCGACGGCTCAAGGTGACCGAGAAGAACTGCGAGGAACTCTCGGAGAAGGTCGAACCCGGCTGGGAGGTGAACCGCCACCTCATCGACGGCGACATCATCATTTTCAACCGCCAACCGTCGCTGCACCGGATGTCGATCATGGCCCACGAGGTCGTGGTCATGCCGTACAAGACGTTCCGGCTGAACACCGTCGTCTGTCCGCCGTACAACGCCGACTTCGACGGCGACGAGATGAACATGCACGCCCTCCAGAACGAGGAGGCCCGCGCCGAGGCGCGCGTCCTGATGCGCGTTCAGGAACAGATCCTCAGCCCGCGCTTCGGTGAGAACATCATCGGCGCGATCCAGGACCACATCTCGGGCACCTACCTGCTCACTCACGACAACCCACGGTTCAACGAGACGCAGGCGCTCGACCTCCTGCGGGCGACCCGGATCGACGAACTGCCCGAACCCAGCGGGATCGACGACGAGGACGAGCCGTTCTGGACCGGCCGGGACGTCTTCTCTGAGCTGTTGCCCGAGGACATGAACCTCGAGTTCACCGGGACCGTCGGCGAAGACGTGATCATCGAGGACGGCCAGCTCGTCGATGGAACGATCGCCGAGGACGAGGTCGGCGAGTTCGGCGGCGAGATCGTCGACCGGATCACGAAGGAGTACGGCAACACCCGCGCCCGGATCTTCATCAACGAGGTCTCGACGCTCGCGATGCGCGCGATCATGCACTTCGGGTTCTCGATTGGTATCGACGACGAGACGATCCCCGAGGAGGCCCAGGAACGCATCGACGAGACGATCGAGGACGCCAACGACCGCGTCGAGGAACTGATCGAGGCCTACGAACGGGGTGAACTCGAGTCGCTGCCGGGACGGACGCTCGACGAGACGCTCGAGATGAAGATCATGCAGACGCTGAGCCGTGCGCGTGACAATGCGGGGAACATCGCCGAGGAGCACTTCGACGACGACAACCCGGCTGTGGTCATGGCCGAGTCCGGTGCGCGTGGCTCGATGCTCAACCTGACCCAGATGGCTGGCTGTGTCGGCCAGCAGGCAGTTCGTGGTGAGCGGATCAACCGCGGCTACGAGAACCGCACGCTCAGCCACTACAAGCCACACGACCTCTCCGCGGAGGCTCACGGCTTCGTCGAGAACTCCTACACGGGCGGGCTCACTCCCAAGGAGTTCTTCTTCCACGCGATGGGTGGCCGCGAGGGGCTGGTCGACACGGCCGTTCGGACGTCGAAGTCCGGCTACCTCCAGCGGCGGCTGATCAACGCGCTGTCGGAACTCGAGACGCAGTACGACGGCACCGTCCGCGATACGAGCGACACGATCGTCCAGTTCGAGTTCGGCGAGGACGGCACCTCGCCCGTGAAAGTCTCCTCGAAAGCAGAACACGACGTCGACGTCGAGGGGATCGCCGACCGGATCATCGAGGCGGAGTTCGACTCCGAGGAGGAAAAGGCCGAGTTCCTCGATCCGAAACCCAAGCCGACGAACCTCTCCGAGCACGCCGATAGCCGTCGTGTTACCGAGCGCCCGGAGGTGACCTCCGATGACTGA
- the rpoA2 gene encoding DNA-directed RNA polymerase subunit A'', with translation MTDVAYDVDDDVIALVEDTELPLRLRERVYETIEEREPTLEQTDEIVRAVESQYIETRIDPLDPVGTVSAQSIGEPGTQLTMNTFHYAGVAEIDVTQGLPRLIELVDARKTPDTPMMTVYLEDEYATERERAHEVVWKIEATKILALGDVSTNVADMRVQISLNRDTLEERMITAEEVAEIIEDNLGVKTIQQGTTVEFGPEEPSYRDLLQLVEELRDITFKGIEEVTRVVIRREEMDDGSEEFVLYTEGSAFGDVLSIEGVDATRSTTNNIHEIHRNLGIEAAREAIIEETNNTLAEQGLDDVNVRHLMLVADMMTTNGEIESIGRHGISGSKDSVLARAAFEVTVNHLLNAAIHGEVDELNGVTENVIVGKPIKLGTGDVDLRMGSTTSSSD, from the coding sequence ATGACTGACGTCGCTTACGACGTGGACGACGACGTAATCGCTCTCGTCGAGGACACCGAACTGCCTCTCCGGCTCAGAGAACGCGTCTACGAGACGATCGAGGAGCGCGAGCCGACGCTCGAGCAGACCGACGAGATCGTTCGCGCCGTCGAGAGCCAGTACATCGAGACGCGGATCGACCCGCTGGATCCCGTCGGGACCGTCTCCGCCCAGTCGATCGGCGAACCGGGGACGCAGCTGACGATGAACACGTTCCACTACGCGGGGGTCGCCGAGATCGACGTCACCCAGGGCCTGCCACGGCTCATCGAGCTCGTGGACGCCCGGAAGACGCCCGACACGCCGATGATGACGGTCTACTTAGAAGACGAGTACGCGACCGAACGCGAGCGAGCGCACGAGGTCGTCTGGAAGATCGAAGCCACGAAGATCCTCGCGCTGGGTGACGTCTCGACGAACGTCGCGGACATGCGCGTGCAGATTTCGCTCAATCGGGATACCTTAGAAGAGCGGATGATCACGGCCGAGGAGGTTGCCGAGATCATCGAGGACAACCTCGGCGTGAAGACGATCCAGCAGGGGACGACCGTCGAGTTCGGGCCCGAAGAGCCCTCCTACCGTGACCTGCTCCAGCTGGTCGAGGAGCTCCGTGACATCACGTTCAAAGGGATCGAAGAGGTCACCCGGGTCGTCATCCGACGTGAGGAGATGGACGACGGGAGCGAAGAGTTCGTCCTCTACACCGAGGGATCGGCCTTCGGCGACGTCCTCTCGATCGAGGGCGTCGACGCCACGCGATCGACGACGAACAACATCCACGAGATCCACCGCAACCTCGGCATCGAGGCCGCCCGCGAAGCGATCATCGAGGAGACGAACAACACGCTCGCAGAGCAGGGTCTCGACGACGTGAACGTCCGTCACCTGATGCTCGTCGCCGACATGATGACGACCAACGGCGAGATCGAGTCTATCGGCCGCCACGGCATCTCCGGCTCGAAGGACTCCGTCCTGGCGCGGGCGGCGTTCGAGGTGACGGTCAACCACCTGCTCAACGCCGCGATTCACGGCGAAGTCGACGAATTAAACGGCGTCACCGAGAACGTCATCGTCGGCAAGCCGATCAAGCTCGGCACTGGCGACGTCGACCTCCGGATGGGGTCGACGACCAGCAGCTCGGACTGA
- a CDS encoding NusA-like transcription termination signal-binding factor: MGITLSDVARRHLTLFEEVTGANGVDCVQEADRLLVVVARGGLGQAIGPRGRHVQAFEERIGQPVRLVEDAEIAAEFVANALSPAAVYNVTISENRDTVAYVEVASEDRGVAIGAEGRTIEAARTLAERHFGIDDIQLI; this comes from the coding sequence ATGGGCATCACGCTCTCGGACGTGGCCCGTCGTCACCTCACACTGTTCGAGGAGGTGACGGGTGCGAACGGCGTCGACTGCGTCCAGGAGGCCGACCGGCTCCTCGTCGTCGTCGCTCGAGGTGGGCTGGGCCAGGCGATCGGCCCCCGAGGTCGGCACGTCCAGGCGTTCGAAGAGCGGATCGGTCAGCCAGTGCGGCTCGTCGAGGACGCCGAGATCGCCGCCGAGTTCGTCGCGAACGCCCTCTCGCCCGCGGCGGTGTACAACGTCACGATCAGCGAGAACCGTGACACCGTCGCCTACGTCGAGGTTGCGAGCGAGGACCGCGGCGTCGCCATCGGGGCGGAGGGGCGAACGATCGAGGCCGCGCGTACGCTCGCAGAACGCCACTTCGGGATCGACGACATCCAGCTGATCTGA
- a CDS encoding 30S ribosomal protein S12, with the protein MANGKYAARKLKKDRQNQRWSDSDYARRARGLREKSDPLEGAPQARGIVLEKVGIEAKQPNSAIRKCVRVQLIKNGKQVTAFCPGDGAISFIDEHDEVTIAGIGGAKGRAMGDLSGVNYKVDKVNGVALLELVRGNAEKPVR; encoded by the coding sequence ATGGCAAACGGCAAATACGCCGCGCGCAAGCTCAAGAAGGACCGCCAGAACCAGCGGTGGTCCGACTCGGACTACGCGCGCCGTGCCCGGGGCCTTCGCGAGAAGTCCGACCCACTCGAGGGTGCCCCACAGGCTCGAGGTATCGTTCTCGAAAAGGTGGGTATCGAGGCAAAACAGCCCAACTCGGCGATCCGAAAGTGCGTCCGGGTTCAGCTCATCAAGAACGGCAAACAGGTCACCGCGTTCTGCCCCGGTGACGGCGCTATTTCGTTCATCGACGAGCACGACGAGGTCACCATCGCCGGGATCGGTGGCGCGAAGGGTCGTGCGATGGGCGACCTTTCCGGCGTGAACTACAAGGTCGACAAAGTCAACGGCGTTGCGCTGCTCGAACTCGTGCGCGGAAACGCGGAGAAACCGGTGCGATAA
- a CDS encoding 30S ribosomal protein S7 encodes MSADEDQPEPEAPAGGGDLTAKLFGKWDVSEIEYRDPSTERYLSVTPVAHTAGRHASKQFQKSEISVVERFINRLMQTEENTGKKQQTLNLVREAFDLVHERTEENPVQVLVRAVENAAPREETVRLKYGGISVPKAVDVAPQRRVDQALKFIAEGVHNDSFKSATSAEEAIANQLVRAADYDVSVYAVSQKEEKERVAAAAR; translated from the coding sequence ATGAGTGCCGACGAAGACCAACCCGAACCCGAGGCACCGGCCGGCGGCGGCGACCTCACTGCGAAGCTCTTTGGCAAGTGGGACGTCTCCGAGATCGAGTACCGCGACCCCTCGACCGAACGCTACCTCTCCGTGACGCCGGTCGCACACACGGCAGGCCGTCACGCGAGCAAGCAGTTCCAGAAGTCCGAGATCTCGGTCGTCGAGCGCTTCATCAACCGGCTGATGCAGACCGAGGAGAACACGGGCAAGAAACAGCAGACGCTCAACCTCGTTCGCGAGGCGTTCGACCTCGTTCACGAGCGCACCGAGGAAAACCCCGTGCAGGTGCTTGTCCGCGCCGTCGAGAACGCCGCCCCTCGGGAGGAGACCGTCCGCCTGAAGTACGGTGGTATCTCCGTTCCGAAGGCCGTCGACGTCGCTCCCCAGCGCCGCGTCGACCAGGCGCTTAAGTTCATCGCCGAGGGCGTCCACAACGACTCGTTCAAGTCGGCGACGTCCGCCGAGGAGGCGATCGCCAACCAGCTCGTCCGCGCGGCCGACTACGACGTCAGCGTCTACGCAGTCAGCCAGAAAGAGGAGAAAGAGCGCGTCGCGGCTGCTGCACGCTAA
- a CDS encoding PQQ-binding-like beta-propeller repeat protein, with the protein MGIGTVTGQVSTASVAAETTGGDLKWTVETDGRATSAPTVVDGTVYVASGGSLYAIDAGVDGSSGGSRVRLGTLGHHHGWAEAHEEIGAVAGDVGSVDESTGDANSNETADATDDEFPGPGVLGTIASVGGAGYLLARRANSSDHSGDERHPS; encoded by the coding sequence ATGGGAATCGGAACGGTAACCGGACAGGTCTCGACGGCGAGCGTCGCGGCCGAGACGACCGGTGGCGACCTCAAGTGGACGGTCGAGACGGACGGACGAGCGACGTCGGCGCCGACGGTCGTCGACGGGACCGTCTACGTCGCCAGTGGTGGGTCGCTGTACGCGATCGACGCCGGCGTCGACGGCTCGAGTGGGGGCTCTCGCGTGCGCCTCGGGACGCTCGGCCACCACCACGGCTGGGCGGAAGCCCACGAGGAGATCGGTGCGGTCGCTGGCGACGTCGGCAGCGTCGACGAATCGACAGGCGATGCCAATTCCAACGAGACAGCCGACGCCACTGACGACGAATTCCCTGGGCCGGGTGTTCTGGGTACGATCGCGAGCGTGGGGGGCGCTGGCTACCTGCTCGCTCGTCGAGCGAACTCGAGCGACCACTCGGGCGACGAGCGTCACCCCTCGTAG